A single window of Balaenoptera ricei isolate mBalRic1 chromosome 15, mBalRic1.hap2, whole genome shotgun sequence DNA harbors:
- the LOC132348629 gene encoding ubiquinol-cytochrome-c reductase complex assembly factor 4, with the protein MNCVLCAPAAGALRVLRLVRWPFRSLHPPPGGRARAQPATEGEEEDDPNRPLQFSSSKAIPFRWTVKHSLGREQQRPWWRVLPFSLCLMVLVIWCFFRQETSADRWLRRMLEEEVPEPTDRSEEPGTPVAHGART; encoded by the exons ATGAATTGCGTGCTATGTGCGCCGGCTGCTGG GGCCCTCCGGGTGCTGAGGCTCGTGCGCTGGCCTTTCCGAAGCCTGCATCCTCCGCCCGGTGGCCGGGCTCGTGCCCAGCCCGCGACCGAGGGTGAGGAAGAGGATGACCCTAACCGCCCCCTTCAGTTTTCCTCCAGCAAAGCCATCCCGTTCCGCTGGACAGTGAAGCACTCCCTGGGAAGGGAGCAGCAGCGGCCCTGGTGGAGGGTGCTGCCCTTCAGCCTGTGCCTCATGGTTCTGGTCATCTGGTGCTTCTTTAGGCAGGAGACCAGCGCGGACCGGTGGTTGAGACGGATGTTGGAAGAAGAGGTACCGGAGCCCACCGATCGTTCTGAAGAGCCTGGAACTCCGGTGGCCCATGGGGCGAGAACTTAA